From Niallia sp. Man26:
CGGAATTAAGATTGCTATAACCAATGAGGATGAAGGGGCTGTTATTCGTGATAAGGAAGTTCATATTGGGGATGAGATTGTTGCAACCTTAAAAGCGAATGATAAGCTTGGCTGGACATTTGTCAGCAAAAAAGAAGCTGATGAAGGGGTCAAAAAAGGTACTTATTACGCAAGTCTCTATATACCGGATGACTTTTCTGAGAAAATAGGTACGGTGTTAGAGGATAAACAAATAAAACCTGAAATTGAATATACGGTCAACGAGAAATTGAATGCCATTGCTCCAAAAATGACTTCCAGCGGTGCTTCCACTATTGTACAGTCTGTAAAGGAAAGCTTCGTGGAAACAGTCAGCGAATCTGTTCTGACTATCTTTAATGATGCGGGAATTAAATTAGAAGAAGAGCTACCTACTATTCGTAATATCGAAAGTAAAATCTTCACACTAGAGGGTGATATTCCTCAAATGGATGCTTTATCTGAGAAGATTTTAAATCTAGAGGAAAAAATTCCTGAAATAGATGAACAAGCGCAAAAACTTTTAGCGTTAGAATCAGCTATTCCACAATTAAATGAAGCATCTGAAAATATTTTGTTATTAGAAGAAAAACTACCAGAACTTGAAAAAGTAGGCGAAGGTATTCTTCTGCTTCAGGAAAAAGCTCCTGAAATCGAAAAAGTTGCAGGAAAAGTAACTGAATTAGAAACTCATTTTTCCGAAATTAGTGATACTGTTTCAAAAGCTGTCACTAATGTCGAAAAGATGCAAGAATTTATTACAACTGCAAGTGGCTCTTTAGAAGAAATAGAACAAGGCATTACTAATGGGCAACAAATAGCAGAAGCTCTTCCTGATTTTATGGAAGAAAATCAGGAAGCTTTTAATACAATAGGACCTGTGTATAAACAAAACCTGCTCTTATATCAAAAAACAGCGGATGCTGTACATCAGTATGCATCTTTAGTTAAAAGTGGTTCACTATCTGATCAAGAAATAACAGAAAAAGCGTCCCTATTAAAGGCACAAGTACAAACAAGTATAGACAGCCTAAATCGTTCCATTGTTTTATTTACGACATTAAACACTGCTACTACAAATGGGCAGTCAACACTACAACAAGAAATAACGGACTTGCAATCTTTGCAAACAAATTTTAATAAAGAAAAAGAATTACTTGGTACTATCCAAGAAAATAAAGAAGCAACAGAGTTGTTAACATTATCTCAAGAAGCTATTAATCTGAGCACTACAATGCTTAATCGTTATGATACGCAAACAGCACCTAGCATTAATAATGCCCTAGATGCACTGAAAGAAGCGACACAAAATGCTGGGGAAGATTTAAAAAGTGCTCAAGAGAACTTACCGAAACTTAAAGAAATTTTAGTTACTACAAAGGATTCTCTCACTCTTGCACAGGAAAATTTATCAAAACTTCAAAACAATCTACCTGCAATTGAAAAAGAGGTTAAAGAAGTTTCTAGCATCTTTCAAGATAATATTGATGATGTTTTAGAAGGAATAGATAAAGCCGCAGACTTCTATACAGACACATTTCCATCCTTAGAAGAGAAAGTGCATGTAGCAGCGGACTTTGTGCGTAATGACCTTCCTGAAGCAGAAAAACAACTTTCTAAGGTTGCGTCCATCATTAGAAATGATTTGCCGGGATTGGAAGATTCTGTTCATAAGGTTGCAAATCTAGTTCGAGAGGAATTACCAGGCCTAAAGGACACCCTTACTAATACAGCAGATTCTATTCGGGATTTTGAAGATAATTATGATCTTGGTGAAATTATCTCTCTGTTAAAAAATGATATTAATGAAGAAAGTGATTTTATGGCAAACCCAGTTGTTTTAGATGAACATTCTCTATTTCCAATACCTAACTACGGGTCTGCCAATTCACCATTCTACACAACACTAAGTTTATGGGTTGGAGGATTATTACTGATTTCCTTGCTGCGTGTGGATGTCAGAGATCCAGAAGGAATTTATACTTCTAATCAAATCTATTTTGGTAGAGGTTTAACTTTTCTAACGATTGGATTATTTCAAAGTCTGATTGTTACATTAGGAGATATATTCATCTTAAAAGCCTATGTAGCCAATCCAACCGCTTTTGTATTGTCCAGTATTCTTATCAGCATGGTTTTCATGACTATTGTGTATACATTAGTTTCGGTTTTCGGTAATATCGGAAAAGGAATCGCCATCATCTTCCTTGTATTACAACTATCAGGTGCAGGTGGAACATTCCCGATTCAAGTTGCTCCACCATTCTTCCAAGCCATAAATCCTTTCTTGCCATTTACGTATGCAATTAACTTATTACGTGAAACAGTTGGTGGAATGGTAAATGAAACAGTTTTTCATACTGTAAGCATGTTGCTCCTGTTTGGTGTGGTTGCAATAATAATTGCCGTTTTCCTGAAAAAACCACTTGCTAATGCTACGAAAAAAACGGCAGAAAAAGCTAGATCAAGCGAAATTATTCACTAATGGAAAAGTGATGTGTAGAAAAAATGAAGGCTGTATTTTAAACCTGTAGTCGAAACACTTTAAATTTGTGTTTCATCTGCAGGTTTTTTCAGCTTATATAGGATAATATACGCAGTTTTGCGCCCCTTATGGTATAGTTGGTTCGGGATACCTACCATCTTTGACTTTCCTGCAAATTACAAGTGTGGGAAATAGCCAAAAGTATAGCTCTCTTTTTTAAGTATTATGATTAAATAATTTCACTCTTTTTAGTTTCTATATACACTAATTCCTTAAATACACAGTTACACGCAAATAAATAAATGAGCTTACACTTAAGAACAAGCGTTAATCACTCTTAGAATGAATTTAAATATTATAAAAACAGACTAATCCCTCTTTCAATAAAAATTAAACCCACACCAAGTAACCTGGCATGAGTTTCAATAAACTACTATCATATATATTCAATTTCTTAACAGTCACCCTAGAATCCTCTTAATCCTTATCTCAATAATTACTTGAAGTATTCGATAATAACTTATTCTGAGTATGAATTTACCGGCAGCCCTAATCCTAAATTCCCTCGTAATGTATTACTTTCATACGCCGTTCGATAGATTCCTCTAGCTTGCAGTTCAGGAATGACATAGGTAACAAAGTCTGTTAGTGAATCTGGCAAAAGCGCAGGCATGATATTGAATCCATCAGCAGCACCGTCTCTAACCCATTCTTCCATCTTATCAGCAATTTGAGTTGGGGTTCCAATGGCTATATGATGTCCCCGCGAACCTGCTACCCACTGATAAGTCTGACGTAATGTCCAGTTTTCTTCTTTTGCTTTCTTTAGTATCATTTCATGCTTGCTTTGGATAGCATTAACAGTCTCTGGAAGTTTGATATCTGTAAATGTTGTATCGAGCGAAATGCCTGCAAAGTCTATGTCGCCGAAGTATCTGCCTAAAATAGCAAGTCCAGCTTTAGGTATGATCAACTCTTGCAATGCTTCATATTTTTCTTGGGCTTCTGCTTCCGTCGCTCCTACTATAGGCATTAATCCTGGCATAATACTTACATCGCTTTTCTTTCGGTTGAAAATCTCCATTTGACCTTTTAGGTCATTGTAAAAGGTAATTGCATCCTCTTTATTTGCTTGAGCAGTAAAGACAATCTCCGCATATTTAGCTGCGAATCGCTGACCATCACCTGATGACCCTGCTTGTACAATGACTGGATGACCTTGAGGCGATCTTGATACATTTAGCGGCCCTCTAACAGAGAAGAATTCACCTTGATGGTTGATTTGATGAAACTTGCTTGTATCAATAAACTGTCCTGACTCTTTATCAATCACTAATGTGTCTTCTTCCCACGAATCCCATAGCTTCTTGGATACTTCCATAAACTCTGTTGCTCTTCTATAGCGGGCACTGTGTTCTAAATGCTCTGTCTTATTGAAGTTTTCTGCAGTGGAAGCTAGTGATGTCGTAACAACATTCCAACCTGCACGTCCTGCGCTTATATGATCCAATGATGCAAACTTTCGAGCAACATGAAAAGGTTCTTCATATGTAGTGGATGCTGTTGCAACTAAGCCTATACGGCTAGTTACAGACGCTAAATAGGCTAACAACGTCATTGGCTCAAATCTAGTTAGAATGTTTGGATGTGAATTTTCATCAACAGACAAGCTATCTGCTAAAAATAATAGGTCAAATAACCCTTTTTCTGCAGTCTGTGCGATATCTTTAAAATATGTTAGATTCATAGATGCATTCGGTACAGCATGTGGATGTCTCCATGAAGCAACATGGTGACCTGTTCCAGCTAGAAACAAACCTAATTTCACCTTTTTTGGTTGTTCGTTCATGTTGATTTTCCTCCTTTGCTTTTTAACCCTTTTGACAAAAATAAAATCCTTCTTCTATCTGCAGAAGAAAGATCATAACTAGAAGAACAGTACTTCGCAAACATAAATTCGTCGTTTACGCTTGCGAAGCATTTACTTTTATTCAAAAACCGTCCTGTTCAAAACAGTTAGCCGACATCATTATTTCTTATTCAATACATTTACTGCTAGATTAGCAAAATACTCAGACGCAACTTTAATCGCGTCTTCCTTTAAATCAAATTGTGGATGATGCCATTCCTGCGGTCCATCTACACCCATCCAAACAAAAAAGCCTGGAATGTATGTTTGATAAAACGCAAAGTCCTCTCCACCGGCACTAGGCACAGCATCGACAACATTATAGCCAGCTTCGACAGCAGTAGCGCGAACAATTTCCTCCAAGTTGGCATCATTATTAACTACTGGTAAATAATCATCCCAAATAAACTCAACAGAACCGCCATTTCCTTGAGCAATCGATTCTGCTAAGTTTTTCATTAGACCAGGAATCGCTGCTCGTGCTTCAGGCTGGAATGTCCGAACTGTCCCTTCAAGCATTACAACGTCAGGAATGACATTCCATGTGTTTCCTCCATGGATACTTGTAATACTAATGACCGCATTATCAAACAAATTCAGTCTTCTAGCAATAATAGTTTGGACAGAGGTTACATATTGACTAGCAATAACAATAGGATCAATCGCGTTATGAGGAATACCCGCATGCCCGCCTACACCATGGAAATTAATCTTAAATTTATCGACACTTGCCATTAATCCCCCTGATTTTACACCAATAGTACCTACTGGCAAATCCGGTTTATTATGCATTCCGAAAATAGAAGAAACTCCTTCTAATGCTCCTTTTTCGACAGCAAGCTTCGCGCCTTGGGCAACTTCCTCTGCTGCTTGGAAAATAAATCTCACTGTTCCGTGCAGGTTATCCTTCTGCTCATTTAAAAGAATCGCCGCTCCTAATATGGAAACAGTATGGAAATCATGACCACATGCATGCATTTTTCCGTCTGTTTTCGATTTAAACGGTACCTTTGTTTCTTCTTTA
This genomic window contains:
- a CDS encoding YhgE/Pip domain-containing protein, whose translation is MRNIFTIYKNDWIRIFQAPVALFLIIALMILPSLYAWFNLKASWDPYSNTSGIKIAITNEDEGAVIRDKEVHIGDEIVATLKANDKLGWTFVSKKEADEGVKKGTYYASLYIPDDFSEKIGTVLEDKQIKPEIEYTVNEKLNAIAPKMTSSGASTIVQSVKESFVETVSESVLTIFNDAGIKLEEELPTIRNIESKIFTLEGDIPQMDALSEKILNLEEKIPEIDEQAQKLLALESAIPQLNEASENILLLEEKLPELEKVGEGILLLQEKAPEIEKVAGKVTELETHFSEISDTVSKAVTNVEKMQEFITTASGSLEEIEQGITNGQQIAEALPDFMEENQEAFNTIGPVYKQNLLLYQKTADAVHQYASLVKSGSLSDQEITEKASLLKAQVQTSIDSLNRSIVLFTTLNTATTNGQSTLQQEITDLQSLQTNFNKEKELLGTIQENKEATELLTLSQEAINLSTTMLNRYDTQTAPSINNALDALKEATQNAGEDLKSAQENLPKLKEILVTTKDSLTLAQENLSKLQNNLPAIEKEVKEVSSIFQDNIDDVLEGIDKAADFYTDTFPSLEEKVHVAADFVRNDLPEAEKQLSKVASIIRNDLPGLEDSVHKVANLVREELPGLKDTLTNTADSIRDFEDNYDLGEIISLLKNDINEESDFMANPVVLDEHSLFPIPNYGSANSPFYTTLSLWVGGLLLISLLRVDVRDPEGIYTSNQIYFGRGLTFLTIGLFQSLIVTLGDIFILKAYVANPTAFVLSSILISMVFMTIVYTLVSVFGNIGKGIAIIFLVLQLSGAGGTFPIQVAPPFFQAINPFLPFTYAINLLRETVGGMVNETVFHTVSMLLLFGVVAIIIAVFLKKPLANATKKTAEKARSSEIIH
- a CDS encoding LLM class flavin-dependent oxidoreductase — protein: MNEQPKKVKLGLFLAGTGHHVASWRHPHAVPNASMNLTYFKDIAQTAEKGLFDLLFLADSLSVDENSHPNILTRFEPMTLLAYLASVTSRIGLVATASTTYEEPFHVARKFASLDHISAGRAGWNVVTTSLASTAENFNKTEHLEHSARYRRATEFMEVSKKLWDSWEEDTLVIDKESGQFIDTSKFHQINHQGEFFSVRGPLNVSRSPQGHPVIVQAGSSGDGQRFAAKYAEIVFTAQANKEDAITFYNDLKGQMEIFNRKKSDVSIMPGLMPIVGATEAEAQEKYEALQELIIPKAGLAILGRYFGDIDFAGISLDTTFTDIKLPETVNAIQSKHEMILKKAKEENWTLRQTYQWVAGSRGHHIAIGTPTQIADKMEEWVRDGAADGFNIMPALLPDSLTDFVTYVIPELQARGIYRTAYESNTLRGNLGLGLPVNSYSE
- a CDS encoding amidohydrolase, encoding MSHELLEDLIGKRRYLHENPELAFEEFNTTAHIKKWLQEHNISILPLDLETGVVAEVKGAFAGPTIAIRSDIDALPIKEETKVPFKSKTDGKMHACGHDFHTVSILGAAILLNEQKDNLHGTVRFIFQAAEEVAQGAKLAVEKGALEGVSSIFGMHNKPDLPVGTIGVKSGGLMASVDKFKINFHGVGGHAGIPHNAIDPIVIASQYVTSVQTIIARRLNLFDNAVISITSIHGGNTWNVIPDVVMLEGTVRTFQPEARAAIPGLMKNLAESIAQGNGGSVEFIWDDYLPVVNNDANLEEIVRATAVEAGYNVVDAVPSAGGEDFAFYQTYIPGFFVWMGVDGPQEWHHPQFDLKEDAIKVASEYFANLAVNVLNKK